The following proteins are co-located in the Acinetobacter shaoyimingii genome:
- a CDS encoding alpha-hydroxy acid oxidase: MSNQILPPLTQIPAYLQTVADYECEAKKHLSEMVWAYLQGGAMDEVSVRDNLQQFSQIHLMPRMLKDLTQGNTQCEILGQRFPHPIFLAPIGHQQQFHPDAEAASALAAEVLGSNIVLSTFTNTDMRQLKKDNPYKWFQLYWQGDRAKSLSLVKIAEAHNFKAIVLTVDSPHTGIRDRERRAFFHLPEGMQHPHTPAHIPLPPLNEGDHPVFDGLMKIAPTWADIAWLKTQTDLPIILKGIVHPEDALLAIQHGVQGLIISNHGGRVLDTCLPPLKTLQMIKKVVPADFPLLYDGGIRRGTDVFKAIALGASAVLIGRPYIYGLAVAGALGVAHVIRILKEEFEITMALMGTSSIKEINSDYIYQE, translated from the coding sequence ATGAGTAATCAAATCCTGCCACCCCTTACCCAGATTCCAGCCTATCTGCAAACAGTTGCAGATTACGAGTGTGAAGCTAAAAAACATCTCTCCGAAATGGTCTGGGCATATTTACAAGGCGGTGCGATGGATGAAGTCAGTGTTCGCGATAATCTTCAGCAATTTAGTCAAATTCATCTGATGCCACGTATGCTCAAAGATTTAACCCAAGGCAATACACAGTGTGAAATTTTAGGGCAACGCTTCCCTCACCCAATTTTTCTGGCACCTATTGGTCATCAACAACAGTTTCACCCTGATGCAGAAGCAGCCAGCGCGCTCGCAGCAGAAGTTTTAGGAAGCAATATCGTTCTAAGCACCTTTACCAATACCGATATGCGACAGTTAAAAAAAGACAATCCATACAAATGGTTTCAACTGTATTGGCAAGGTGATCGTGCAAAATCTTTATCATTGGTCAAAATAGCTGAAGCTCACAACTTTAAAGCGATCGTACTGACAGTTGATTCGCCACATACTGGCATTCGAGACCGTGAACGTCGTGCATTTTTCCATTTGCCTGAAGGTATGCAGCACCCACATACTCCAGCGCATATTCCACTGCCTCCTTTGAATGAGGGTGACCACCCTGTATTTGATGGTTTAATGAAAATTGCACCCACTTGGGCAGATATTGCATGGCTGAAAACCCAAACTGATTTGCCTATTATTTTAAAAGGCATTGTGCATCCAGAAGATGCTTTACTTGCCATTCAACATGGTGTTCAAGGACTGATCATTTCTAATCACGGTGGTCGTGTTTTAGACACTTGCCTTCCACCACTTAAAACATTGCAAATGATTAAGAAAGTTGTGCCTGCTGATTTCCCACTGCTTTATGATGGCGGTATTCGACGTGGTACAGATGTGTTTAAAGCGATTGCTTTAGGTGCATCTGCGGTGTTGATTGGTCGTCCTTATATTTATGGCTTAGCAGTTGCAGGTGCTTTAGGTGTGGCACATGTGATCCGAATTTTAAAAGAGGAATTTGAAATCACGATGGCACTCATGGGAACATCAAGCATTAAAGAGATTAATTCGGATTATATTTATCAAGAATAA
- a CDS encoding Fe2+-dependent dioxygenase, whose protein sequence is MIHHIPQVLTQEQIQYFHSEMDKVEWVDGKNTTGSLSAHVKNNQQLPEDHPLTQHLGEIILKALNQHPLFISAALPYKFLPPYFNRYENGETFGFHVDNSIRWLQGTSERIRTDLSCTLFLSEPDEYEGGDLVVEDTYGYHEVKLPAGDLILYPSSSVHEVTPVTSGCRVASFFWLQSMIRDDANRHMLFNLDQSIQNLRIELGDQHSEVIKLTSMYHNLMRKWAEI, encoded by the coding sequence GTGATCCATCATATCCCTCAAGTATTGACTCAAGAGCAAATTCAATATTTTCATTCAGAGATGGACAAAGTTGAGTGGGTAGATGGTAAAAACACCACGGGTTCACTCTCAGCACATGTTAAAAACAATCAACAACTTCCAGAAGATCATCCGCTGACTCAACATTTAGGTGAGATTATTTTAAAGGCATTAAATCAACACCCTTTATTTATTTCAGCAGCGCTGCCTTATAAATTTTTACCGCCTTACTTTAATCGTTATGAAAACGGCGAAACTTTTGGTTTTCATGTCGACAATTCTATTCGTTGGCTTCAAGGCACATCTGAACGTATTCGCACCGATCTATCTTGCACACTATTTTTATCTGAACCTGATGAATATGAAGGCGGTGATTTGGTTGTTGAAGACACCTACGGTTACCATGAAGTGAAATTGCCTGCTGGAGATTTAATTTTATATCCATCGAGCAGCGTACATGAAGTCACTCCCGTGACATCAGGCTGTCGAGTTGCATCATTCTTTTGGTTGCAAAGTATGATTCGGGATGATGCAAACAGACATATGCTGTTTAATCTGGATCAAAGTATTCAAAATCTACGTATAGAATTGGGAGATCAACATTCAGAAGTCATTAAGCTCACCAGCATGTATCATAATTTGATGCGTAAATGGGCTGAGATTTAA
- the leuA gene encoding 2-isopropylmalate synthase, translated as MMLADPSKKYRRMYQRVDLPDRQWPNKEINKAPIWMSTDLRDGNQAIFEPMDIDQKFKMFQMLVKIGFKHIEIGFPSASQIDFDFTRKLIEENHIPEDVYIEVLVQARDHLIERTFESLKGAKRAIVHIYNSNSPTFREKVLNVDIAGAKNLAINAAQKVKEYAAQYPETEFVFQYSPECFTATELEVAKDVCDAVTEIWEASPDNKVILNLPATVEVSGPHVYADQIEWMHRNIERRDGVIISVHCHNDRGCGIAASELAIMAGADRVEGCVFGNGERTGNVDVAAIALNMYTQGVAPNLDFSNINEIIATIEECTGLPVHPRHPYAGDLVFTAFSGSHQDAIKKGFEFQKNQDMWDMPYLPIDPKDLGRDYDAVIRVNSQSGKGGIAYLLESNYNVVLPRRLQIEFSQVVQQVADEEGVEVSAQQIWELFKKTYVAVKDQHYVAQNYKLHDENGKQVIELDVVVNGEIQHLRGEGNGPISAILDALQLPIDVLNYEERSISSGANAKALALVELQVKGTGRSAFGAGIHDNIVTSSIEAIFATINRLIDQGVLSTEQLVAAAV; from the coding sequence ATGATGTTGGCTGATCCAAGTAAAAAATATCGTCGCATGTATCAACGTGTAGACTTGCCAGACCGTCAATGGCCAAATAAAGAAATCAATAAAGCGCCGATTTGGATGAGCACAGACCTTCGTGACGGTAACCAAGCGATTTTCGAACCGATGGACATTGATCAAAAATTCAAAATGTTCCAGATGTTGGTGAAAATTGGTTTTAAACATATTGAAATTGGTTTCCCTTCCGCATCTCAAATTGACTTTGATTTTACGCGTAAGTTAATCGAAGAAAATCATATTCCAGAAGACGTTTACATTGAAGTGTTGGTTCAAGCACGTGATCATTTGATTGAACGTACTTTTGAATCTTTGAAGGGCGCTAAACGTGCGATTGTGCATATCTACAATTCAAACTCTCCGACTTTCCGTGAGAAAGTGTTGAATGTAGATATTGCTGGTGCAAAAAACTTAGCGATTAATGCAGCACAAAAAGTGAAAGAGTACGCTGCACAATACCCTGAAACTGAATTCGTTTTCCAATACTCTCCTGAATGTTTTACCGCGACAGAATTAGAAGTTGCCAAAGACGTGTGTGATGCAGTCACTGAAATTTGGGAAGCTTCACCTGACAATAAAGTGATTTTGAACTTGCCTGCAACGGTTGAAGTTTCAGGTCCGCATGTCTATGCCGATCAAATCGAATGGATGCACCGTAACATCGAACGTCGTGATGGCGTGATTATTTCTGTCCACTGTCATAACGACCGTGGCTGTGGTATTGCTGCTTCTGAATTGGCAATCATGGCGGGTGCTGACCGTGTTGAAGGTTGTGTATTTGGTAATGGTGAACGTACAGGTAACGTCGATGTTGCAGCAATTGCGTTGAACATGTACACCCAAGGTGTTGCACCAAACTTAGATTTCTCAAATATTAATGAGATCATTGCAACCATTGAAGAATGTACTGGTTTGCCTGTGCACCCACGTCATCCATATGCAGGTGACTTGGTCTTTACTGCATTCTCTGGTTCACATCAAGATGCGATCAAAAAAGGTTTCGAGTTCCAAAAAAATCAAGACATGTGGGATATGCCTTACTTGCCAATCGATCCGAAAGATTTGGGTCGTGACTACGATGCAGTCATTCGTGTTAACTCACAGTCGGGTAAAGGTGGTATCGCTTATTTGTTAGAATCAAATTACAACGTGGTCTTACCTCGTCGTTTACAAATTGAATTCTCTCAAGTTGTGCAACAAGTTGCCGATGAAGAAGGTGTAGAAGTTTCTGCACAACAGATCTGGGAATTGTTCAAAAAGACCTATGTGGCTGTAAAAGATCAACACTATGTCGCGCAAAACTACAAATTGCATGATGAAAATGGCAAGCAAGTCATTGAACTTGATGTGGTTGTCAATGGTGAGATTCAACACTTACGTGGTGAAGGCAATGGTCCAATTTCTGCAATCTTGGATGCATTACAATTGCCAATTGATGTATTGAACTATGAAGAACGAAGCATTAGCTCTGGTGCAAATGCAAAAGCCTTGGCTTTAGTTGAGCTTCAAGTGAAAGGTACTGGTCGCTCTGCATTCGGGGCTGGGATCCATGACAACATCGTGACATCATCCATTGAAGCGATTTTTGCAACCATCAATCGTTTGATTGATCAGGGCGTTTTAAGCACTGAACAACTGGTTGCAGCAGCAGTATAA
- a CDS encoding TonB-dependent receptor: MAFIKTRKKIVSSAIASSLSLVAGNAIAEDQVAQLETIQIQAQAEAKQSFKVDQSANSKFVAPLLDTAKSVSIISKQLLEDTQVTTLADALRTVPGVTLGAGEGGNPNGDRPFIRGYSSESSMYVDGVRNSTSQNREMFAVEQVEITKGSSSAMNGGGSIGGSVNMVSKVAKKGDSLEGSIAGGTNDYARITLDGNKDFGNGIAARVAVLGHMNDKAGQHDGAEYQRVGIAPSITFGLDTPTRATLSYYYLQSDDTPDSGVPYWNWTQKNADGTGKGTTTGKPLDAKQGVYYGWKDRDFQKQENQIGTLKLEHDLSDDITLSNTAVFNKSKNDYLWTQPDDSQGNIANGKVWRRSNSRITDTGTFTDQLSLAGKFNTGAIKHSFNVGAEYSRQETDRTSYNVNTLDADGNKYSTCTNLAVQTGNCTSSYHPNPNQPWTESASTRGQDKYNTLTETTSIYFLDSIAFTPKWILDLGLRWDKFDTEQVMTYGANNANTKPTTKDGIQVDPLRNVGDKDKVRSNTDFFSYQAGLTYKPRENGSIYFSYATSSNPVGIDQGDGDDGVNANYSNLDPERSQTFELGTKWDLFSDKLNVTAAIFQTEKHNARVQLDTTTYGNVGSTQVDGFELGINGKITDKWAISAGYTYLYTEATDNGKNCKGKGAKVNCTNEANPNNGNHLPNVPENSGTIWTTYQILPKLNIGVGAVAMDKVYGDLANTKYVPGYVRYDAMARYDVNKNLNVQLNYNNISDKRYFTKAYASHYATEAEGTNAVLAVNFKY; the protein is encoded by the coding sequence ATGGCTTTTATTAAAACGCGTAAAAAAATCGTTTCTTCCGCGATCGCTTCTTCTTTAAGTCTAGTCGCTGGAAATGCAATTGCTGAAGATCAAGTAGCTCAACTCGAAACAATTCAAATTCAAGCTCAAGCAGAAGCAAAACAAAGTTTTAAAGTAGACCAATCTGCAAACTCTAAATTTGTCGCGCCTTTATTAGACACAGCAAAATCTGTGTCCATTATTTCAAAACAGTTACTTGAAGATACACAAGTAACTACCCTCGCCGATGCCTTAAGAACAGTTCCAGGTGTAACCTTAGGTGCAGGTGAAGGCGGTAACCCAAATGGTGATCGACCTTTCATTCGTGGTTATAGCTCTGAAAGCTCTATGTATGTCGATGGTGTTCGTAACTCGACTTCACAAAACCGTGAAATGTTTGCAGTCGAACAAGTCGAAATCACCAAAGGCTCATCATCTGCCATGAATGGTGGTGGCTCTATTGGTGGTAGCGTAAACATGGTGTCTAAAGTCGCTAAAAAAGGCGATTCTTTAGAGGGCTCTATTGCTGGCGGTACCAATGACTATGCGCGCATTACTTTAGATGGCAATAAAGATTTTGGTAATGGCATTGCAGCACGTGTTGCCGTATTAGGTCACATGAATGATAAAGCAGGACAACATGATGGTGCTGAATATCAACGTGTTGGTATTGCACCAAGTATCACCTTCGGTTTAGACACCCCGACCCGTGCAACCTTAAGTTACTACTACTTACAATCTGACGATACACCAGATTCGGGTGTTCCCTATTGGAATTGGACTCAGAAAAACGCAGATGGTACGGGTAAAGGGACCACAACAGGCAAACCATTAGATGCCAAACAAGGCGTCTATTACGGCTGGAAAGATCGTGATTTCCAAAAGCAAGAAAATCAAATTGGAACGCTTAAGTTAGAACATGATCTTAGTGATGACATTACTTTAAGTAATACCGCCGTCTTTAATAAATCTAAAAATGATTACCTTTGGACTCAACCAGATGATAGTCAAGGAAATATTGCCAATGGCAAAGTTTGGAGACGTTCTAATTCTCGGATCACAGATACAGGTACATTTACAGATCAACTTTCTTTAGCTGGTAAATTTAATACAGGCGCTATCAAACATAGTTTTAATGTTGGGGCTGAATATAGCCGTCAAGAAACCGATCGAACCAGCTATAACGTCAATACATTAGATGCGGACGGAAATAAATATAGCACTTGTACCAATTTAGCAGTTCAAACTGGCAATTGTACGTCATCGTATCATCCAAATCCGAATCAGCCATGGACTGAGTCTGCAAGTACTCGAGGGCAAGATAAATACAATACGCTGACTGAGACAACTTCAATCTATTTCTTAGATAGTATTGCATTCACACCAAAATGGATTTTAGATCTAGGTCTTCGTTGGGATAAATTTGACACAGAACAAGTCATGACCTACGGCGCAAACAATGCCAACACAAAACCTACAACTAAAGATGGAATACAAGTTGATCCATTACGAAACGTAGGTGACAAAGACAAAGTAAGAAGTAACACTGACTTCTTTTCTTATCAAGCGGGTTTAACCTATAAACCACGTGAAAACGGTTCAATTTATTTTAGTTATGCAACGTCATCGAATCCTGTCGGTATTGACCAAGGCGACGGCGATGATGGTGTTAATGCAAACTATAGCAATTTAGATCCTGAACGTAGCCAAACCTTTGAACTGGGTACCAAATGGGATTTATTTTCAGATAAATTAAATGTAACCGCAGCGATCTTCCAAACTGAAAAACATAATGCCCGAGTACAACTGGATACAACGACATACGGCAATGTCGGCTCTACACAAGTAGACGGTTTCGAACTTGGCATTAATGGTAAAATCACGGATAAATGGGCGATTTCAGCTGGATATACTTATCTGTATACAGAAGCTACGGACAATGGTAAAAACTGTAAAGGTAAAGGCGCTAAAGTTAATTGTACCAACGAAGCTAATCCAAACAATGGTAACCACTTACCAAACGTCCCTGAAAACTCAGGTACAATCTGGACGACGTATCAAATTCTCCCTAAGCTCAACATTGGTGTAGGTGCTGTCGCTATGGACAAAGTTTATGGTGACTTAGCAAATACAAAATATGTGCCTGGCTATGTTCGATACGATGCAATGGCACGCTACGATGTCAACAAAAACCTCAACGTTCAATTGAACTACAACAATATTTCAGACAAGCGTTATTTCACTAAAGCTTATGCTTCGCACTATGCAACCGAAGCTGAAGGTACCAATGCAGTATTGGCGGTTAACTTTAAATACTAA